DNA sequence from the Myxocyprinus asiaticus isolate MX2 ecotype Aquarium Trade chromosome 3, UBuf_Myxa_2, whole genome shotgun sequence genome:
ATACAGTACCACCCaaccttagcacagagtactgtcattttaaaaagaacttaaTTAACCATTCTTTTAGTTCGTTCTTACCAGTTTTCAGTTaaaaaggaggctgtggaatgcTGAACAAAAAACTAAGTGagcgcagaactgctgctcactggatgttttttttattttggcaccattctgagtaaactctagagactgttttgtgtgaaaatcccaggagatcagcaattacagaaagaCTCAAACCAGccggtctggcaccaacaatcatatcgcagccaaaatcactgagatcaaattatttcctcattctgatggttgatgtgaacattaactgaagctcctgacccgtatctgctgattttatgcaatgcactgctgccacacgattggctgattagataacaaTTGAAAAAACAACACGAACGGAAGCACAAACAGTTTCAGTGTGAACAGCTCCTACCTTGACATGCAGTCTAAATAACGTGCAATATATACATaaagaaaacaataataattgaaaaactaGTTCGGACTCGAAAAAGTGTAccgtgtgaatggcccctaacacaGTAGATTATTCAGTTTCAAACAGTAATTGAATTTTGAACAACAAGAGTGGGCAGAAAGCacgattttttttcttcagattgtGTATATAGAATACTATTTCTTGTGAAGTTGGGATGTTTAGGGGTATGTTATTCTACTGGATTATAGCAAATCACTGTAAAACCTGTAGAAAACTCAGTACTGTACTGTAGGTTGGCAACTTCACTAAGTCAGACTAGCACGGACGGATGCAAAATGCATTCTACCAAAACTGCCCAAAGAAATGGGCAATGTAAAGTGACCCacaatttgtcatttttaatgttatggGGTAATTCTGAAATCCATGACACAACAGTAACAGACCAGCATGCCAGTGCTAGCTCTTTTAAATAATACATACTTAGTCTTGCAGAAAGATTCTAAAGACAACAAAGAATAAATCATGTAAATTTTGTGATCAGAATTCAAATATGTCCAAAACTGATTAGCGCCTATACTGTTTTACAGACATAACTCAGCTAACAGAGTGAAATATCCTTAAGGAATATCTAACATCTTATTTACTTGATACTAACTCCTTCAGACAAAACTCTTGAATACCTTGGAAAGATTCAATGCCATGAAactcacaaaatgacaaattaattGAGTAGTTCTTTTTTGGAGGTGCATGATGCAGAAGCATGGTATTTTATAAAGGAGCAGTGCACCCTGACTACTGTAGTGGCCAGCTAATCAGACTGGAAGCCAGTTTTTGCTATTTTGCGTTGTTTAACATGCACCAGGCAGGATCAATTGTCCATCCATGACTACAGGCTTGCTGTCAAAGCTTTGGACTAGCATGAACAATTAGGTAATTCTGCAGATGTTTATTCAGTTTGTGCCTTAAGGGTGCAACACACCTTGTTTCCCCAGTAATCATCATCCTATGTGTGACTTTGCATGATATTACCCTCTGGAACAGATGGAAATTATTTGTGTTGAAGTCTAGAGCTAAGTATGAATTCTGCAATCTAGAAAGAAGCCTAAGTTTTACAGGCATTTCCCAGTGGTGCTGTCACTGTGGAGCCATTCTGATTGACTATTAATCCAAATGATTGATCCAATCCACCTATAGAGACAGtgttataaaatatgtttttttactgGCAACCAAGCGATTTATGTAGAAGATTTATGCACACATAAATTGATCCAACCCACATAACTGAAGGGTAATTtcacaaaaaatgtgttttacataaaatgaattatatcattataataataaagctCATCAACCTAGAGGTAGTCTGCTTTCTATGTCAATCAGATATCTCTATGATGACAAATAGTCAACTGATTTTATCTCTCCCTTCTATATAGGCTAAATACCTTCTCTCTGTGGTCTGCAAGACCTCTCTCCTCTTATGCATGCACTTCAGTTACCAGCTTAACCCAATACTGCATTAGAATCCTCTTAATCTCTTACTAGTTTCACTATCCCAAAATAGAAAATCCAGCTAGTTATCAGAGCAAAAATGATCcgattctgtttttgttttttttatgttgtgtgtggGTGCATACAGTAGTTTGCTTTTCCCGCTCGGTCTTGGCACATCAGTTTCTTACTGCTTTAACAGCACTCCAGTTCCCAGTGGGGTTCACTTAAAACGGGACTGCAACAAAGCTGACTAGGACATTCCTAATCAGCAACGTACATTAAGAAGGGATTATTCTGTCATTTTGGGAACCTAAAAGGCAATGTTTAACTGCATTTATACAGAATAAACACATGATGCATCAGTAAAAGGAATTTATGCTTTAAGTGAAAATGGTCCAGACAGGAAGCATTTCAGATGCTTCAATTTCTCTAAGCATCTGGTACTCACTATACAAACTTAACTACAAGGAAGCCCATCAGAACCTTGGAGGATCAAATCAACAGTATATACATAATACTCTAAACAGTATACACAGAAGAGACAAAAACATCtacatttttttcagagtccTCGTGCCTTCACCAAAACACTCTGTGAAGACGAAGTGGGTCTGCTGTCATCCTCGACAACCACCTTCTTGGCCAACCCCTGTGCATCCACAACAACTGCCATTTTCTTTAAGTCCTCATATTGTTTCTGTCTCTCAGCCATGGCTGAGCAGGCCTCAATTACTTCATCACTCTCGAAATCATAATCCCTGTTCAGCTCAGGAGCTTCCACAATGAGCCGTCGGGCTTCCTCTTCCTGCGTTGCTCTTTGGCAAACGGCTCGTTTCTGCTCCCGGAGCTGTAAAGCCCAGTTTAAGTCCTCTTCCCAGAGGGGGCACTCGGACGGATGCAGGTGCACTGCCACTTGAAAGGACCGCACAGCCTGGAATACACACAAAGATCATTTAGCATGTACATATTCACTATGTGGTTAAATGTTTGTGGACACAAACACTACGCCCATATGTGCCTGTTTGGCATTTAACTGAAGAACCATTGGCATTAATAGGGAGCTGGCCCTCCCTAACAGCTTCGGCTCTTCTatgaaggctttccactagatgttggaacattgCTGCAGGGATTTTCTTCAATTCCACCTCGAACATCAGTGAGGTTGGGCCTGGCTCGCAGTCAGCATTCCAATTCATCCTAAAGGTGATcaatagccgcgtttccactataGTGGAAACCAAATGAGGGCATGCGAATGcgtgccagttgcattcccaccgTCACTTCCGAGGGTTCAAGGTGCCTCCTGGGGCTTCCTCGGGGTCCAACGGCCAaccattctctcatcatttacacaccctcataccTTCCCAAACTCGTTTGACTTTctacggaacacaaacaaagatttttttgaagaatgtattAGGTGTTTTTgttcaatggggtccaaaatttcaagctccaaaacagACATACAGACTGCATAAAGGTGATCCATACgaattgagtggtttaatccttgttttctaaagcgatacaatcgcTCTGGATGATAAACAGATTAAAATGTAtgtccttatttactataaatcttgacatccgcccAATTGGAACACAGTGCAGGCTTCACAAgagaaattaataaattattcaaataaatctttgtgttccgcagaaactaagtcatacaagtttgaaacggcatgagtaaatgatgagagaattttttttttttttttggttgaacaattcctttaaggggCCATGGCAaattgttaattagaagggggtgtctaCAAACTTTTGGACACATAGTATATGGGAAACTAGATATGACATGTACACCATATACACTTTACAGATATAGAAATGGGTGTATGATCTCAGTTACCATCTAATTGAGGTGACGAAAACagaaaactacattcatctctaggagacagaatgcatctccttcctgagtggtataatagctgtgtggtcccatggtgtttatacttgcgtactattgtttgtacagatgaacgtggtaccttcaggcatttggaaattgctcccaaggatgaaccagacttgtggaggtccacaatttttttctgaggtcttcactgatttcttttgagtttcccatgatgtcaagcaaagaggcactgagtttgaaggtaggccttaaaatacatccacaggtacacctccaattcagtacacctcctatcagaagctaattgtctaaaggcttgacatcattttgtgtaattttccaagctgcttaaaggcacagttatcttagtgtatgtaaacttctgacccactggaattgtgatatagtcatttaaaagtgaaacaaatctctgtaaacaattgttggaaaaattacttgtgtcatgcacaaagtagatgtcctaaacgatttgccaaaactatagtttgttaatattaaatctgtggagtggttaaaaaatgagatttaatgacttaaacctaagtgtatgtaaacatctgacttcaactgtataaccaCACAGACAGTGGCACAAAATATGTAACTGAATACAACAAACAACATGACAACATCCACATTACTTCAATACACGCATAGAGCATCAAACTGCATGTGTATGAAACGCAGGCAGATGTCACAGATGTATTCTAATAAACAACATCCATGTACTATTACAATGACCGTCAGAAAGTTAAACATTTATTCTGTAAGAATGAGTTTGTGTGCAAACAAAATTTCAGCTGCTTGACTGCTTCTCATGAGCTGACGTACCATGAAGAACTGCTCTAACATATGCTCATTTATTTCTATATGATGTCTAAAGCCTAGTTCCTGTTGTGAATCAGTAACCCAGGTCATGTTACCCAAGGGATGAGAGGGAGGGGtagggggagagagagaatgactcAGAGTGAAGAGAAAGAGATTTGTTTCTCTCCATCTCCTGGACAAATAAAGATTTCATAAATAGGATTAAGTGGACAATTTTACTTTCATAATTGCCCTATTGACCAAACATTTTACAAAGGAATGGCCAATTCCTTTAACAAAAACACTAGATCATGTATCAGCCCTTAGAGAGGGAGAATATTAGAGCTGCTGCCAGTGTGAGCTGGAGGCAAGGATCTAGTCATTGTCAAGAGGAAAAACTTTAATGAGGAATAAAGCCATCTGATGGCTTTGGGAGACCTCTTCTGCTCCAGGGGCCTGATAGATTTAACAGAAAATAGATGATTTCAACAGTTTGCGAAATCTCACTCAACCATTAGGAGTAACCAACAGCACCAGCAGACTGAATGGCATTGAATGGTGCGGAGTTGTTTGGATTTGAAACTATTTTCGTGCCATTATGACATGTGAGATGTaattaaaacaataacattaaataaacaaacctGCATCCCTCCTGTAAAAGAACATCCACACAGAAACAGAAACAACAGTAGTGAGAAAGAAAAATTTCTACTTACTAGTACAATTTTCAGTGCTCCAACTATTTTTGATCGAAGAATTTGACTTTTCCAGTGGTTTATgattaggatttttaaaaatcattttgtatAGATTGCATTTGAGATGAGCAACTTATAGTCAATGGAATACTTAAGATCTGAGGATTGgttgaaaaaaatacatatatatatatatatatatatattctctgaaaaaacctCCATGATGATTCCAAgacttaaaattgtattaaaggaacagtacacccaaaatgtttaaatctgtcattatttacttaccctcaggtcatttcaaacccatatgacttccattcttatgcagaatacaaaagaaaatattgtaataaatacTGTGATCCGGGTGTTCAattcaatggcagtggatagtgccatTGATGTCAAGTTTTCCACTGTAAAATGACATACATTTTGGGTTGtgtctcaccaaaacctattgtatcccttttagaagacttggaatatgactcaAAAATCACATGGAccatttttatgatattttggggtcctttttaagctttaaaatgaggcactatccactgacaTTGTACTGAAAAGATGGACCACgctattcattaaaacatcctcttttgtgttccacattagaAAGAATTTCATACACATTGAAACGACACAagagtaaattatgaattattatgaATAATTTCATAATTCCATGACTTTTTTCAGGCCTGCAAGTTACAACTGTACAATTTTGGTTACTACTTTTGTGCAAAGACGtatgaataataatatatactgttgtTTGGAAAATAAATATGTTCCATCATCCTAAGAAAAACGCCTCTTGAAAATGACTGCATGTAAAATTTAGACCTAACGTTTTTCTTGAGTCCTCCTTTATCCTCAGGTTATTTTTCTCTTTGTAgaatgacttgacatgacatgctTGGCCTGAAAATAGAAAAGTATTCAATCAATCTCTAGCCAAGACTTCAAGCTTGATGTTTAGAGTGCAATACATGCattgacacatacacacacatatacacacaagcaGTTATGAGCCAAAGAACCGCAGGATCctcaagtttgttttttttataattaagcaCATCACCTTTCTAACTCACAAATTCACACACAGGTTGGGGCATGTGTGGCACTGTTTTGTAATCTTCCATGCTCCTAGGCTTGGATGTGCTCAAGAGCAAGCTTTATCACAGTGTCACTTCTGAATGATGGATAACTGGCAAGACGACTCTCATTCACCTCATACAGAAAGCATTTAAAAAGCGTTACCACTAAATAAAGTTTTAATACAAATAGTTGTGAGGcagaagagagggaaagagaaagaaatcaataaaaaaagaaatccgCTTTTAGTGGAGACATATTGTATATATACAACAGAAAAAGATGGGAAGGTAGAGATATATAAAATGGGAGATGGAAAACTATAGACACAGGAGAAATAAACTGATGTCAAATGTAATAATTATGTGCAGGCAGAGTCTGTCCCCTTGTGTGGCCTTCCTATATGTCTGAGAGTGTAGGGGCACAGCATTTAATTAGCAAATAAGCACATAGCATTTTTAAGCTCCAGCAAGTATATCATTTTGTTTCtataattttttacaatgtgtTCTTCAGTGCCACCTTTTACATCACACTATTCATGATTGAAAAGCAGCACTTAAATAACCATAAATCtactttatattatattcataaaGTTTGTCTGTCTGGCATCCACTGTTACGGACTGCATAAactgtggagtggtggtggcgtagtgggctaaagcacataactggtaatcagaatgttgttcaatccccatagccaccaccattgtgtccctgagcaaggcacttaaccccaggttgctccagggggattgtccctgcaataagtgcactgtaagtcactttggataaaagcgtctgccaaatgcataaatgtaaatgtaaataaacttgccGTAACTTTGGTCCATTACTAagcaattgtttttcattttgtaaatTTATTTTCTGTACTTACTAGATCGACTTCACCAAGACTTAGTTGGGCACGACCCAGAGTTTGCCATGCCTCCCACCAGAGGGGGCGGAGTTTGGTCGCCATCTCCGCAGACTGAACAGCCAATAACACTTCTTGAAGGGTAATCAACACCTaagggttacattttaaaatgttacagatTGAGGGAAAACTCCTAAAACCATTTTGTCAGTTCTCTCCTCACATTTACAAATAACCAAAGAAATGGGTCTACccaaaatatacagtgcatctgacAAAAATCAGTCACCCTAAATTTAGTCACCCTAAAACAAGTCTTTCAGGAGTCTGTGCCTTCCTTGTTCAATTATTTCCAAATTAATGTTCCTCACTTTCAATAAGAATCGTATGCTTTCTACTAGTGCCACTCACAAGAAAGTGTTTTCTAaaacttcagtaaaaaaaaaaaaaaaaaaaagtcttcttgAGAGTTTCCCATCTTTTTGTAGCAAAACTTGTTTTGGGTTTTGTTTGGAAACAATCCAACACCCATAATAACCATATGCTATTCAAGGACCAAGAAGATGTTATTTGACATTTGGTTTAAAAGACCAATAAACTGTTATCACCAAAAAATCTCATTGAAATTTATATGGATGCTTAAATTGTAGATGCACAACATtcacatagagagagagacaatatTAAGACAATGAATGAGCAAACACTACATTACATGGCAGCACTGGGATGTGCTTGCAAAACAGGCGTTTCCAttacaatgttttatttacttaaaGCTTTTAATGCCTTTAAAATCAGGTCAACCCAATATTGAAAGTTAAAATACTAGCTTGTCCAAAACAGGTTATTGCCAGGGTAACAACAATTGAAAAGCAAACCTGCGATGCAATCTTAGTttccagcagtttttttttttttttcatttgcagcCTGACTGAATTTTATATTCACATGCTGAGGTGAGCATTACCGTTAAACAGGTGTGTAATGAGCAGATGCAGGGAATGCAGGGAGTGAGAAGAGAGGGAAAAGAAGGGATAAGGAAGAAACTAAGAAGGCTGTTTACAGATAACTCTTATGCAGACTCTACTTTGATGTCAAACATTGCTCATAGACTGATCAGGAAAAGACCAGAACTAACCAGCCTGTCCAATGGTATCAGATTACTAAAGAGATCAGTTGTGTATTGCCCCTGTTGGTGCACATTCACATTCACCTTCTCACTCTTTTTAGACTCACCTGGTGTAATCACATGCTCAGCATGGAAAAGGTCACTACTATAGGTTTGGTTTACAAGAGAGGGAAAATAATGACCATTAGTTTATTACGTCCTATTGTGATCAGTGTGCACAGCCCAAAACCTTAACCCTGTCATAAATGTTAGTCTAGACCTTGTGAGGGATGGTATTCAGTGATATTATTAAGAAAAAACATTATGTTtagttaaatgaataaatatgacatCAACATATTTCatgcaataaataattgtttataaatTTCTTCTTGGAAAGCTGTACTCTACAACAGAAAAGTTTTGGCATGCATACTTATTATAACAATTAGCAATGACGGTGCAGAGCCTTTTTGTATCTATATCTGAAGAGTATATCTGTATCTTTTAGTTTTCTTCTTGTTTCCAGCCGACTA
Encoded proteins:
- the ttc33 gene encoding tetratricopeptide repeat protein 33 is translated as MASFGWKRKVGERVSKVTVLQFEQDSEQPDTDDVEEEGVDWLHVIKRRREVLLEDSAAKSKRLKDEGTLFAEQGRKWEALKRWDEALQLTPDDAVLYEMKSQVLITLQEVLLAVQSAEMATKLRPLWWEAWQTLGRAQLSLGEVDLAVRSFQVAVHLHPSECPLWEEDLNWALQLREQKRAVCQRATQEEEARRLIVEAPELNRDYDFESDEVIEACSAMAERQKQYEDLKKMAVVVDAQGLAKKVVVEDDSRPTSSSQSVLVKARGL